A portion of the Mesobacillus sp. AQ2 genome contains these proteins:
- a CDS encoding spore coat protein, giving the protein MNNDYLDPINSLHVPELADTTFAMDLLLRAKEGVRNIAVALTETASPDLRALLRKQLMQGIAMHQEISELMINKKWFHPYELSEQYKLDQLSANNTLMIGKMNLFPVETNRKGMFDRTPDDH; this is encoded by the coding sequence TTGAATAATGACTATTTAGACCCTATAAACTCGCTACACGTACCAGAGCTAGCAGATACCACATTTGCGATGGATTTACTCCTTCGTGCCAAAGAAGGTGTCCGCAATATCGCTGTCGCATTAACGGAGACCGCATCACCTGATCTTAGAGCCCTCTTACGAAAACAGTTAATGCAAGGGATTGCCATGCACCAAGAAATTTCAGAACTAATGATTAATAAAAAATGGTTCCATCCATACGAACTAAGTGAACAGTATAAACTAGATCAACTCTCTGCTAACAATACATTGATGATTGGAAAAATGAATCTTTTTCCTGTTGAGACCAATAGAAAAGGTATGTTTGACCGGACACCTGATGATCACTAA
- a CDS encoding Rrf2 family transcriptional regulator, with translation MSISSRFAVGVHILSLIEFNKEGVSSSEYLAESVNTNPALIRKIIGMLKKAGLVEVHPGIPGTKLARNLSDITLLDVYKAVNVVQDNELFNVHESPNPKCPVGRNIQNTIIPILSAAQLAMEKVLGNVTIEDVVKDMLEKEKIN, from the coding sequence ATGTCCATTAGCAGCCGATTCGCTGTAGGCGTTCATATATTATCTCTTATAGAGTTTAATAAAGAAGGTGTAAGTTCATCTGAATATTTGGCAGAAAGTGTAAACACAAATCCAGCACTTATAAGAAAAATTATTGGAATGCTAAAGAAAGCAGGGTTAGTAGAGGTACATCCTGGTATTCCGGGAACTAAACTTGCAAGGAATTTATCTGACATAACTCTGTTAGATGTATATAAGGCAGTTAATGTAGTACAGGACAATGAGTTGTTTAATGTTCATGAAAGTCCAAATCCTAAATGTCCTGTAGGAAGAAACATTCAAAATACGATCATTCCTATATTGTCTGCCGCACAATTAGCGATGGAAAAGGTCTTAGGAAATGTAACCATCGAGGATGTAGTTAAGGATATGCTTGAAAAAGAAAAAATAAATTAA
- a CDS encoding spore coat protein: MNPIIETFTGMDALSDQVVAMDLLIAAKSGVRNYAMAVTESGTPEIKEILTRHLTEALDMHEQISLYMEEKGWYHAWDTNEQISLDLNNIDTALNLPTL; encoded by the coding sequence ATGAATCCAATCATTGAAACTTTCACTGGCATGGACGCACTATCTGATCAAGTGGTTGCAATGGATTTATTGATTGCAGCTAAGAGTGGAGTAAGAAATTATGCCATGGCTGTTACAGAATCAGGAACGCCCGAAATTAAAGAAATTCTCACTCGCCATTTAACAGAAGCACTAGATATGCATGAACAAATTTCCTTATATATGGAAGAAAAAGGATGGTATCATGCTTGGGATACAAACGAACAAATCAGTTTGGATTTAAATAATATCGATACAGCATTGAACTTACCCACTCTATAA
- a CDS encoding L-dopachrome tautomerase-related protein has protein sequence MKSMLPSEKYFGNLELVHTFYGAMPTGVSVSETGRIFICFPKWGDDVKFTVAEIVEGQLQPYPNFQTNLANPANIRMTFISVQSVVADGRGTLWVLDTAAPNFSEPIKGGAKLVAVDLKTNTIRRVYTFTEDVVLPTTYLNDVRFDFRVGNAGYAYITDSSSKGPGAIIVVDLETGNAFRRLNGANSTSPDPYILPKVEGEILKNRNKDGSTSPFRLASDGIAISPDGKVLFFCPLTSRHLYSIPTEVLRDRNIPDMDLPYHVVYWGEKGASDGMITDAKGAIYAGDYENNSIRKIWPNGTMETIAHDPRILWPDTFSIGPDQYLYVIVNQLHRQARFHYGKDLRQKPYSLLRIKIGEFPAPTI, from the coding sequence ATGAAATCTATGCTGCCTAGTGAAAAATATTTCGGTAATTTAGAACTGGTTCATACATTTTATGGGGCTATGCCTACAGGTGTTAGTGTTTCGGAAACGGGTCGTATTTTTATTTGTTTTCCGAAATGGGGAGATGATGTTAAATTTACGGTTGCGGAAATTGTTGAGGGTCAATTGCAGCCGTATCCTAACTTTCAAACCAATTTGGCTAACCCCGCAAATATCAGAATGACTTTCATCAGTGTCCAAAGTGTGGTTGCGGATGGCAGGGGAACGCTTTGGGTATTGGATACAGCGGCACCCAATTTTTCTGAACCCATAAAAGGTGGGGCAAAATTAGTCGCTGTCGATTTAAAAACCAATACAATTAGAAGAGTATATACCTTTACAGAAGATGTGGTCCTGCCAACAACTTATCTGAATGATGTCCGATTTGATTTTCGTGTTGGAAACGCAGGTTATGCATATATAACGGATTCATCTTCCAAAGGACCCGGAGCTATTATCGTTGTAGATTTAGAAACTGGAAACGCGTTTAGACGGTTAAATGGGGCAAATTCAACTTCACCCGATCCTTATATTTTACCGAAAGTAGAAGGAGAAATTTTGAAGAACCGAAACAAAGATGGTTCCACCTCTCCATTTAGATTGGCGTCTGACGGTATTGCGATTTCTCCAGATGGAAAGGTTTTGTTTTTTTGTCCACTTACAAGCCGTCATCTATACTCGATTCCAACAGAAGTCCTGAGAGACAGAAATATACCGGACATGGATTTACCTTATCATGTGGTGTACTGGGGAGAAAAAGGGGCGTCTGATGGAATGATCACTGATGCAAAAGGAGCCATTTATGCCGGAGACTATGAAAACAACAGTATTCGAAAGATATGGCCAAATGGCACAATGGAAACCATCGCACATGACCCGAGAATCTTATGGCCGGATACTTTTTCGATTGGGCCGGATCAATACTTATATGTCATTGTGAACCAATTACATCGGCAGGCAAGATTTCATTATGGGAAAGACCTGCGACAAAAACCTTATAGTTTACTTCGTATAAAAATTGGTGAATTTCCTGCTCCTACCATTTGA
- a CDS encoding spore gernimation protein GerQ, producing the protein MDNQKLADHESLDLHEVINFKTLCLAKSKLMQGLVFDQDLRNLMKKDVEQSMQALKELQAIYQRAPFEAPVPQNRPTPIVN; encoded by the coding sequence ATGGATAATCAAAAATTAGCCGATCATGAGTCATTGGATTTACATGAAGTTATAAATTTTAAAACCCTTTGCTTAGCCAAATCAAAACTAATGCAAGGATTGGTTTTTGATCAGGATTTGAGAAATTTAATGAAAAAAGATGTTGAACAATCCATGCAAGCGCTAAAAGAATTACAGGCAATTTATCAACGTGCACCTTTTGAAGCTCCTGTTCCTCAAAACCGGCCAACACCAATAGTAAATTGA
- a CDS encoding SDR family oxidoreductase gives MKLLVTGATGKLGTKIVDELLKTVPANQLAVSVRNPEKAEGIKTRGVEVRQGDFDRPETLDIAFKGIDRLLIISADGDNETRIRQHTNAVAAAERAGVKFIAYTSIANAQESKNMLAPTHKATEEAILKTGIPYSFLRNNWYLENESSSIQGVLAGAPWVTSAGTGKVGWALQQDYAEAAAAVLAGNGHENTIYELSGKLFTQEEFASALGAVLGKEIPVQQVDDASYAEIMKGAGVPEFLIPFLVGIQKDIREGTLEIESSDFEKLLGRPAAPLSEGLSQIVQSIQ, from the coding sequence ATGAAATTGTTAGTAACTGGAGCTACAGGGAAATTGGGTACCAAAATTGTTGATGAATTGTTGAAAACTGTACCAGCTAATCAACTTGCAGTTAGTGTTCGTAATCCGGAGAAGGCAGAAGGAATAAAAACTCGAGGAGTAGAAGTTCGCCAGGGAGATTTTGACCGTCCAGAAACTTTAGATATAGCTTTTAAAGGAATCGATCGCTTATTGATTATTTCTGCGGATGGAGACAATGAAACAAGAATTCGTCAGCACACAAATGCGGTTGCTGCAGCAGAGCGTGCCGGTGTTAAATTTATTGCATATACTAGCATTGCAAACGCACAGGAAAGTAAAAACATGCTTGCGCCAACACATAAGGCAACAGAAGAAGCTATTTTGAAAACAGGAATTCCTTATTCTTTCTTACGTAACAATTGGTACTTGGAGAATGAAAGTTCAAGCATTCAAGGTGTACTGGCAGGAGCCCCATGGGTGACTTCTGCAGGAACCGGAAAGGTTGGATGGGCATTACAACAGGATTATGCAGAGGCTGCAGCGGCAGTATTAGCTGGTAACGGGCACGAAAACACTATTTATGAGCTCTCTGGCAAGTTATTCACACAGGAGGAGTTTGCCTCTGCACTTGGCGCTGTATTGGGTAAGGAAATACCAGTACAACAGGTTGATGATGCTTCTTATGCTGAGATAATGAAGGGTGCTGGCGTTCCAGAATTCCTCATTCCTTTTCTAGTTGGTATCCAGAAAGATATTCGAGAGGGTACACTTGAAATCGAGAGCAGCGATTTTGAAAAACTACTAGGTCGTCCTGCTGCACCACTTAGCGAAGGGTTATCTCAAATCGTTCAAAGTATCCAATAA
- a CDS encoding zinc-dependent alcohol dehydrogenase codes for MKAVTYQGIKNVVVKDVPDPKIEKPDDMIIKVTSTAICGSDLHLIHGMIPNMQEDYIIGHEPMGIVEEVGPNVTKVKKGDRVIIPFNIACGECIYCKNHLESQCDNSNDNGDMGAYFGYSGTTGGYPGGQAEYLRVPFANFTHFKIPETCEEPDEKLTVIADAMTTGFWSVDNAGVKAGDTVIVFGCGPVGLFAQKFCWLKGAKRVIAVDYVNYRLQHAKRTNKVEIVNFEDHENVGSYLKEITKGGADVVIDAVGMDGKMTDMEFLASGMKLQGGALSPFIMASQAVRKGGTIQVTGVYGGRYNGFPFGDIMQRNINIRSGQAPVIHYMPYMFELVTTGKIDPGDVVSHVLPLSEAKHGYEIFDTKMDECIKVVLKP; via the coding sequence ATGAAGGCAGTAACGTATCAAGGTATTAAAAATGTTGTAGTCAAAGACGTCCCAGATCCAAAGATTGAAAAACCAGATGACATGATTATTAAAGTTACGAGTACAGCTATATGTGGGTCTGATTTACATTTAATTCATGGAATGATTCCAAATATGCAAGAAGACTATATTATCGGTCATGAACCGATGGGAATTGTTGAAGAGGTGGGACCAAATGTTACGAAAGTAAAAAAAGGGGATCGTGTTATTATTCCTTTTAACATTGCCTGCGGGGAATGCATTTATTGTAAAAACCATTTGGAAAGCCAATGTGATAATTCTAATGATAATGGTGATATGGGTGCCTATTTCGGATATTCTGGTACGACGGGTGGCTATCCCGGTGGGCAAGCCGAATATTTAAGAGTGCCCTTTGCCAACTTTACTCATTTCAAAATCCCTGAGACTTGTGAAGAACCAGATGAAAAGTTAACAGTTATTGCCGATGCGATGACTACCGGTTTTTGGAGTGTTGACAATGCAGGCGTAAAGGCCGGAGATACTGTTATTGTATTTGGCTGCGGTCCGGTTGGCCTTTTTGCTCAAAAATTTTGTTGGTTAAAAGGAGCAAAGCGTGTCATTGCTGTAGACTATGTCAATTATCGCCTACAGCACGCCAAACGTACCAACAAAGTTGAAATTGTTAACTTTGAGGACCATGAGAATGTGGGAAGTTATCTTAAAGAAATTACCAAAGGCGGCGCTGATGTTGTCATTGATGCCGTTGGTATGGACGGCAAAATGACTGATATGGAGTTCCTTGCGAGCGGAATGAAGCTTCAAGGGGGAGCGTTAAGTCCATTTATTATGGCTTCACAAGCAGTGCGTAAAGGCGGGACAATCCAAGTTACAGGCGTTTACGGCGGCAGATATAACGGTTTCCCATTTGGAGATATTATGCAGCGGAATATCAATATCCGCTCCGGCCAAGCCCCTGTCATCCACTATATGCCATACATGTTCGAACTGGTAACAACTGGCAAGATTGACCCAGGCGATGTCGTAAGTCATGTCCTTCCTCTTAGTGAAGCAAAACATGGCTATGAAATTTTTGATACAAAAATGGATGAATGTATTAAAGTCGTGTTGAAACCTTAA